CAAGAGACCTTATTTCATTTTCGGAGAGATCAACAAGTGGATAATGCTTGCAGCATTCAGCACATTTTTTACATGTATCAGACAATATAACAATCTCAATTATTCAAATTTTGTTCGCGGTTTTCCATCATAAAAGCGTGCACAAACTGAAAAAACAAAAAAGCCATCCCCAGCAAATGTGAAGATGGCATGCGCAAAAGAAACTTCTTTGATTTAGGTGCCGTTAAAGTTGCTCAGCCTCTTTTTTCTCTCCGCAATGGCACTCACTACAAGTCAATCCCTCTTCATCTTGCCTATCAATCAAACGCCATTTGCCTTCCAAAATAAGGCTGTTATTTTGCTTTCGGCAGCTCTCACAAACCCAGAACTCCACATCATGGCCAGATTTATTATATGCAACGTATTGATATTGTTTCATTTCACAAAAAGGATTTAAAAGGATTGTAATCAGTACTTCATCTATCTGCCCACAAAAAAAGCTATAGTATAGTTCGTATACTGATGGGAGGTTAAACCCGAGTTCAGGCAGATTAGCAAGCTATATCGTTAAAGCAGGTTCGGTTGAAGTAGTCATAGTCCGGCAACAAAACTTCAGACTGTAATACCATAACTCATCATGCCACACTCCTTTCAGACAAACCCCGATGAACGGGATAAGTGCCTTTCGCAGAGTATTTTCTTGTAAAAAAAACAAGAAAATACTCTTTAAGGCACTAAAAGGTCTGCAAAAAAATGAGTGGTAATCACACCAGAAAACTTGTTAAATTTATTTCAGGACAAAATTTATTTTAAATCTGCCCAGCAAATGTATCTAATACATTCTGAATTTACAAGTAAACGGTTTTGACAAAGGGAACTTGCCATGGATTCTAACAACGAACGGAAATCAATGGCTGACGAAAATATTGATGCCCTTGTCACCAGGGTCGCAAAGTCCATTCACGCCTCAATTTCTCTGAATTTCACCACCACCAAAGCCAAAATGCGTCTTCCGAAAGTGCAAGACTGTGACCCTGAGATTTTAGCACTTGCCATTGAACGGCTTCTTACGCATTCGTTTAAGTTTAGCTTGCCGGGCAAAGTTCTCATGAAACTCAAAAATGGTGATTCGGTTAAGTTTTCAGTAAAACCTCAAAACGAGTTACCTCCCCTTACCATCATCGTTTTTTTGGATCCCAACAAACAGCAGTTACTTTCCATTCAAGGCTGTGAACCAACAAACGGACTTAACGGTTTCTCTGTCCTTGTTTTTCACTGGCAAAGAGAGTCTGGCTCGGTTGATGCCAAAGGCAATATCGACTTAAAAAAGGTCAATAACCTTCCCGCGGCAAGAGCTGGAGATCTCCTTGCCAAAATATATACACACACCGACGGCCATCCAGGTATAAACTGCTACGGTAAGCGCATTAATCAAGCCAACGGTATACCTATTGAGGTCAAATGGGATGAGGACAGTGTTGTTAAAACCGATGAACCCGTTGGCCTTGAAGATGAAGCAAGCTATCTGCTTCACGCTAGCAAAGGCGGAATCATTGAATATTCTCTTAGTCGGGAGAAAAACCCGAAAACTCTCAGCCGAATAGCTATTTTGGACACAATCACCATAAAAGGTGATGTTGATTACGGTGTCGGAGATCAAGGTGAGGTTGCGCACCCAGAGTTAGGCTGTGAATCGAATATCATAGTCGAGGGCAGCATTCGGGGTGTATTTTCAATACAATCAAAGGGGTTCATCAAGGTCAATAAAGCCATTGAAGGAACCGTTGTCGCCGATACCGTAGAAACCGATCTTATCACATTCGGCAGCTCGGTCACCGCCCACAAAAAACTCACCGCCGGCAGTATTATCAACGCAACTGTTAGGGCAGAAACAATTATTGTAAAGGAAAACACAAGCAACTCGGCCCTGCATGCCTCTGAAGAGATTGTTTTTGAACCCGGCACCACATGCATGAGCCTGAATGCCCACTCCCAAAAGCTCCTTTCACAATCCACCAACTTTTCCGGAGCTAACTGTTTTACACTTGGGGAAAAATTATTCTGTGAAGTTGAAAAAACTGCCTCCAGAGTAAAAGATCTAAACAAAAAAATTCACGAGCTTAGCGAACCACTTAAGCTTTTAGCTGAAACAGTTGTCGATCATCTGGCTATACTCAACTCCATCGTTCGAAAAAGGCTCGAAAAAATCCAGCCCGAGGCCATAGAAATTCTCGATATGATTAAAGCTGTTATCGTAGCAGGGTTTCATTCTGTGGAAACATCCATCGACGAGACAATCACTCCTGCTGCGTATCGTCTCCAAGTAATTTTAGGTGATAATAAATTCGATGATAGTGTCTTGCGCAAGGTGGATTTATTGCTCAAGTCTATCAATGCCTATCGCCAGAAAGAAGCGGAATTAGCCCCGCATGTCAGAGAAATCAATCCTCACCTGGACAAGCTGAGCGACCTTCGCAATCAACTCAACAATGAGATCACCGCAAAGTTCACCGATGTAAAACTGCTCAGTGCAAATTCAGAACTGCGAATTTATTGCGGTGAGGCAGAACAGATTTTCAGGCAGCAAGACCTGCCCGCAAATACCTTCACCCTGGAGTACTGTCCTCCCGATGACATTGAGAACTTACGCAAGGGAACTCTGAAGATTTCGCAATAGATCGGCACAAAGCCAATCAATCAATCAACCTACCTTTCATTTCTGCAATATTGCATTGCAATACCCTGCAATATTGCAATCATAATTCAGCTGCAATGCACCATTGATCCCATCCCCGCCCTTTAATAACATTAAATTTGGTGTTGGCACAAAGAGTGCATTTCTACCAAGACAAAGGCGAAAGCCAAAACATAAAAAGGGAGGACGGCTATGAAAACTCTAACAACTCAACAGAAACAAAGTGGACTATGGAAAACCGCAACATGTATGACCCTTTCTCTCTTTTACTTCGCCATGCTTGCGTACCCTTTTGGTGTCTCAGCCGAAGGGTTCAGAGCTGAGAGAATGCTTATTGCCGGAGTTATCTTCTTTGCGATTTCAATCCCTGCCTGGATTATTAACGTGAAGAGAGAGTTATTCACCACCGAAGAGGCTCAAGAAGCTGTAGCAGCGGTTGAGGCCAGAAATGTTCACAAGGTTACAAACATTGGCCAGCTTGCCATACTCAACAACTGGTTGACCCCAAAAGAGCTTAAACAGATCCTCTTCTGTCAGGAGTCCGATGAAAAGAAATTCGGTGAAGTTGCCATAAAGAGAAACTTCCTGACCATGTCTCAGGTAAAATCTCTTCTGCAAATGCAAGAAGAGCAACAGGTTTCAGCCCAGGCCCGCATCTGATCACAAAGCTGGCTAATCCAAGAGGCCATAGTTTCTTCAATAGGAACTATGGCCTTTTTTATTCCACCAGCTCCCATTCCAACAAAAAAACTCTTTCTGAAAACTGCTATTGAGTTTACTTTGACAACAACAACTTTACGCACAACTCAGATTTTTTTAAACCCACGAGAAAATAATGGCAAAAACGATTTTAATCACAGGCGCAACGTCCGGCTTTGGCAAGGCTTGCGCAAAATTATTTGCTCAAAATGGCAACAAACTCATTCTTACCGGCAGGCGCACTGACCGTTTGGAGGAACTGCGCCGGACTCTTGCCGTTGACGTACACATAATCACTCAAGATGTCCGAGACAAAAAGGCGGTACAGAATGACTTTGCCAACTTGCCCCCAGAGTTCCAGGAAATCGACATTCTGGTTAATAATGCCGGCCTTGCTCTTGGCCTGGTCCCTTCCCATGAAACAGATCTAGACCAATGGGAAACCATGGTGGACACCAACATAAAAGGGCTTCTGTACTGCACCCGCTTCATCCTGCCCGGCATGGTTGAGCGTAACAGGGGTCACATAATAAATGTTGGTTCAGTGGCCGGCAACTGGCCGTATCCCGGCGGC
This portion of the Desulfobulbaceae bacterium genome encodes:
- a CDS encoding DUF342 domain-containing protein, yielding MDSNNERKSMADENIDALVTRVAKSIHASISLNFTTTKAKMRLPKVQDCDPEILALAIERLLTHSFKFSLPGKVLMKLKNGDSVKFSVKPQNELPPLTIIVFLDPNKQQLLSIQGCEPTNGLNGFSVLVFHWQRESGSVDAKGNIDLKKVNNLPAARAGDLLAKIYTHTDGHPGINCYGKRINQANGIPIEVKWDEDSVVKTDEPVGLEDEASYLLHASKGGIIEYSLSREKNPKTLSRIAILDTITIKGDVDYGVGDQGEVAHPELGCESNIIVEGSIRGVFSIQSKGFIKVNKAIEGTVVADTVETDLITFGSSVTAHKKLTAGSIINATVRAETIIVKENTSNSALHASEEIVFEPGTTCMSLNAHSQKLLSQSTNFSGANCFTLGEKLFCEVEKTASRVKDLNKKIHELSEPLKLLAETVVDHLAILNSIVRKRLEKIQPEAIEILDMIKAVIVAGFHSVETSIDETITPAAYRLQVILGDNKFDDSVLRKVDLLLKSINAYRQKEAELAPHVREINPHLDKLSDLRNQLNNEITAKFTDVKLLSANSELRIYCGEAEQIFRQQDLPANTFTLEYCPPDDIENLRKGTLKISQ
- a CDS encoding SDR family oxidoreductase, with translation MAKTILITGATSGFGKACAKLFAQNGNKLILTGRRTDRLEELRRTLAVDVHIITQDVRDKKAVQNDFANLPPEFQEIDILVNNAGLALGLVPSHETDLDQWETMVDTNIKGLLYCTRFILPGMVERNRGHIINVGSVAGNWPYPGGNVYGATKAFVKQFSNNLRTDLLGTKIRVTNIEPGMAETEFSIVRLDGKEEKAAKIYEGTQPLTAEDIANIIFWVTTQPDHVNINRIEVMPVCQSCGPFAISRE